One Sanguibacter sp. HDW7 DNA window includes the following coding sequences:
- a CDS encoding CDP-alcohol phosphatidyltransferase family protein gives MSAHDVSPSGGPVAADGPATDGPVPAGPAAPVRVRLGFRDAYRALGAAQKGAARSAPAYSRYVNRRIGRVLAAWAASVGLSPDQVTGISALLTFTGVGLLALGSPSWLLGIAVCVCLVLGYAFDSADGQVARLTGTGSAAGEWLDHVVDATKISALPLALLVGLFRSDMVDDGWLLVPLAHAVVGAVLFFAMILTEQLRRAAGVRSQAHVGTGGPDLRALVVIPTDYGVLCLAFVLLGAMTWFLAAYTAIVAATALFTAAACVKWRRDVRALGVPQG, from the coding sequence GTGAGCGCCCACGACGTGTCGCCCTCGGGAGGGCCCGTGGCCGCCGACGGGCCTGCGACGGACGGCCCTGTTCCGGCGGGGCCCGCGGCACCCGTGCGCGTTCGCCTCGGCTTCCGTGACGCGTACCGCGCGCTCGGGGCGGCGCAGAAGGGTGCGGCGCGCTCCGCTCCTGCGTACTCGCGGTACGTCAACCGCCGGATCGGCCGCGTGCTCGCGGCGTGGGCGGCGAGCGTCGGGCTGAGTCCCGACCAGGTGACGGGCATCAGCGCCCTCCTGACGTTCACGGGTGTCGGCCTGCTCGCTCTCGGCAGCCCGTCGTGGCTCCTGGGCATCGCGGTGTGCGTGTGCCTCGTCCTCGGCTATGCGTTCGACTCGGCCGACGGCCAGGTCGCGCGTCTCACGGGCACGGGGAGTGCTGCAGGGGAGTGGCTCGACCACGTCGTCGACGCGACGAAGATCTCGGCGCTCCCGCTCGCGCTGCTCGTCGGTCTCTTCCGGTCGGACATGGTCGATGACGGCTGGCTGCTCGTGCCGCTCGCCCACGCGGTCGTGGGCGCTGTCCTCTTCTTCGCGATGATTCTCACCGAGCAGCTGCGTCGCGCTGCGGGCGTGCGCTCCCAGGCCCACGTGGGCACAGGCGGCCCGGACCTGCGCGCGCTTGTCGTCATCCCGACCGACTACGGCGTGCTCTGCCTCGCGTTCGTCCTCCTCGGCGCGATGACCTGGTTCCTTGCGGCCTACACCGCGATCGTCGCGGCGACCGCGCTCTTCACCGCCGCGGCGTGCGTGAAGTGGCGCCGTGACGTGCGTGCGCTCGGGGTGCCGCAGGGCTGA
- a CDS encoding SIMPL domain-containing protein (The SIMPL domain is named for its presence in mouse protein SIMPL (signalling molecule that associates with mouse pelle-like kinase). Bacterial member BP26, from Brucella, was shown to assemble into a channel-like structure, while YggE from E. coli has been associated with resistance to oxidative stress.) translates to MARTGVTTAGRGVAVARPDVTRCELGVESSGATVGEALAAAQRALVALRAALLDAGVLADDLRTTQTSTWTSQTGEGEARTEVAHAQLGLRALVRSVDGAGDVVTAALTAAGDQARLHGLQVAVSDSQQAARDARAAAFADARDRAEQFAQLAGRELGELIELTESPDRGTPVARMLKVAAADSSMPVDGGTEEITAYVTTTWAWA, encoded by the coding sequence ATGGCACGCACCGGTGTGACGACCGCGGGTCGCGGCGTCGCCGTCGCGCGCCCGGACGTCACCCGGTGCGAGCTCGGGGTCGAGTCCTCGGGCGCGACGGTCGGCGAGGCGCTCGCCGCGGCGCAGCGGGCGCTCGTCGCCCTGCGTGCGGCGCTCCTCGACGCGGGCGTGCTCGCGGACGACCTGCGGACGACGCAGACCTCGACGTGGACGTCGCAGACGGGGGAGGGCGAGGCCCGCACCGAGGTCGCGCACGCCCAGCTCGGCCTGCGGGCGCTCGTGCGTTCGGTCGACGGGGCGGGCGACGTCGTCACGGCGGCCCTCACCGCGGCCGGCGACCAGGCGCGGCTCCACGGCCTCCAGGTCGCGGTGAGCGACTCGCAGCAGGCGGCGCGCGACGCGCGGGCCGCGGCCTTCGCGGACGCCCGTGACCGCGCGGAGCAGTTCGCGCAGCTCGCGGGCCGCGAGCTCGGCGAGCTGATCGAGCTCACGGAGTCGCCCGACCGGGGCACCCCCGTGGCTCGCATGCTCAAGGTCGCCGCGGCGGACTCGTCGATGCCCGTCGACGGCGGCACCGAGGAGATCACGGCGTACGTGACGACGACGTGGGCGTGGGCCTGA
- a CDS encoding 50S ribosomal protein L25/general stress protein Ctc — MSDVKLSAVLRTDFGKGAARRTRREGRIPAVLYGHGSDPLHVSLPTHETYLALVRHKNALFEIDVEGDVKLAIVRDVQVEPVRREIEHIDLLLVKKGEKVVVEVPVVVVGAPVPATMHVVEQLSVQVEAEATNLPDSIEVDITGLAAGTVVYGKDLVLGEGASLVTEGDTDIVIISEVRGAESSDSAEEAVEA; from the coding sequence ATGTCTGACGTCAAGCTCTCCGCCGTCCTCCGCACCGACTTCGGCAAGGGTGCGGCCCGCCGCACCCGCCGCGAGGGTCGCATCCCCGCCGTCCTCTATGGGCACGGCTCGGACCCGCTCCACGTGTCGCTCCCGACGCACGAGACCTACCTCGCGCTCGTCCGCCACAAGAACGCGCTCTTCGAGATCGACGTCGAGGGCGACGTCAAGCTCGCGATCGTCCGCGACGTCCAGGTCGAGCCGGTCCGCCGCGAGATCGAGCACATCGACCTCCTCCTCGTGAAGAAGGGCGAGAAGGTCGTCGTCGAGGTTCCCGTCGTCGTCGTCGGCGCGCCCGTGCCCGCCACGATGCACGTCGTCGAGCAGCTCTCGGTCCAGGTCGAGGCCGAGGCCACGAACCTCCCCGACTCGATCGAGGTCGACATCACGGGCCTCGCCGCGGGCACCGTCGTCTACGGCAAGGACCTCGTCCTCGGTGAGGGCGCGTCGCTCGTCACCGAGGGTGACACCGACATCGTCATCATCTCCGAGGTGCGTGGCGCCGAGTCGTCCGACTCCGCCGAGGAGGCCGTCGAGGCCTGA
- the glmU gene encoding bifunctional UDP-N-acetylglucosamine diphosphorylase/glucosamine-1-phosphate N-acetyltransferase GlmU has product MTAARPAAVVVLAAGQGTRMRSATSKMLHAIGGRTVLGHVLAASQGLDPERLVVVVRHAREEVAAEALARVPEVVVADQDDVPGTGRAVQCALERLDAAAHATEAGAGGVAAGALVGLEGTVVVVAGDVPLIDTETLADLHAQHVAGGHAATVLTAVVPDATGYGRIVRDERGRVASIVEHRDASHEQLGIREINSSIYVFDAAVLRGALGRLGQDNAQGEVYLTDVLAIARADGGVVGAVQARSALTVEGVNDRAQLAQLGVELNRRTLTRHMLAGVTVVDPGTTWIDVDVELAQDVTILPGTQLHGATTVGTGSTIGPDTTLTDVEVGENVMVVRTHGSLAVLADGASVGPFAYLRPGTHLGVRGKIGTFVETKNVEIGEGSKVPHLTYVGDATIGEGTNIGAGSIFVNYDGVHKHRTAVGSYARTGANNKFVAPVSVGDGAYTGAGAVILEDVPPGALAVSNAPQRTIDGWVERRRPGTDSARAAARAAAATVPQGLGAQARAERERAESAATPTLPGQSVPGDAAPEGDSAR; this is encoded by the coding sequence GTGACCGCCGCACGCCCCGCCGCCGTCGTTGTCCTTGCCGCAGGCCAGGGGACCCGCATGAGGTCCGCGACGTCGAAGATGCTTCACGCGATCGGTGGGCGCACAGTCCTCGGTCACGTCCTCGCCGCGTCGCAGGGGCTCGACCCCGAGCGCCTCGTCGTCGTCGTCCGCCACGCCCGTGAGGAGGTCGCGGCGGAGGCTCTCGCGCGCGTCCCCGAGGTCGTCGTCGCGGACCAGGACGACGTGCCCGGCACGGGACGTGCCGTCCAGTGCGCGCTCGAACGTCTCGACGCGGCCGCGCACGCGACCGAGGCCGGGGCCGGCGGAGTCGCCGCAGGCGCGCTCGTCGGGCTCGAGGGCACCGTCGTCGTCGTCGCGGGCGACGTCCCCCTCATCGACACCGAGACGCTCGCGGACCTCCACGCCCAGCACGTCGCCGGCGGGCACGCCGCGACGGTCCTCACCGCGGTCGTCCCGGACGCGACGGGCTACGGCCGCATCGTCCGCGACGAGCGTGGCCGGGTCGCGAGCATCGTCGAGCACCGCGACGCGTCGCACGAGCAGCTCGGCATCCGCGAGATCAACTCTTCGATCTACGTCTTCGACGCGGCCGTCCTCCGCGGCGCCCTCGGGCGACTCGGCCAGGACAACGCGCAGGGCGAGGTCTACCTCACCGACGTCCTCGCGATCGCGCGCGCCGACGGCGGCGTCGTCGGCGCGGTCCAGGCCCGCTCGGCCCTCACGGTCGAGGGCGTCAACGACCGCGCGCAGCTCGCACAGCTCGGCGTGGAGCTCAACCGCCGCACGCTCACCCGGCACATGCTCGCGGGAGTCACGGTCGTCGACCCGGGCACGACGTGGATCGACGTCGACGTCGAGCTCGCGCAGGACGTGACGATCCTCCCGGGCACCCAGCTCCACGGCGCGACGACCGTTGGTACGGGCTCGACGATCGGCCCGGACACGACGCTCACGGACGTCGAGGTCGGCGAGAACGTCATGGTCGTGCGCACGCACGGCTCGCTCGCGGTCCTCGCCGACGGCGCGAGCGTCGGCCCGTTCGCCTACCTGCGCCCGGGCACGCACCTCGGGGTGCGCGGCAAGATCGGCACGTTCGTCGAGACGAAGAACGTCGAGATCGGTGAGGGTTCGAAGGTTCCGCACCTCACGTACGTCGGTGACGCGACGATCGGCGAGGGAACGAACATCGGTGCCGGCTCGATCTTCGTCAACTACGACGGCGTCCACAAGCACCGCACCGCGGTCGGCTCGTACGCCCGCACGGGCGCGAACAACAAGTTCGTCGCCCCCGTCTCCGTCGGCGACGGCGCCTACACGGGCGCCGGTGCCGTCATCCTCGAGGACGTCCCGCCGGGCGCCCTGGCCGTCTCGAACGCACCGCAGCGGACGATCGACGGCTGGGTCGAGCGCCGCAGGCCGGGCACGGACTCGGCGCGGGCAGCGGCCCGCGCGGCCGCGGCCACCGTGCCGCAGGGCCTCGGCGCGCAGGCGCGCGCCGAGCGTGAGCGGGCCGAGAGCGCCGCCACCCCCACGCTCCCGGGACAGTCAGTCCCGGGTGACGCCGCACCCGAAGGAGACAGCGCACGATGA
- a CDS encoding ribose-phosphate diphosphokinase, translating into MTGIISHADEKRLVLVSGRAHPELAREVAASLGIEMVHTTAYDFANGEIYVRYAESVRGADVFVLQSHTAPINQWIMEHLIMVDALKRASAKTITVVLPFYGYARQDKKHKGREPISARLMADLFKTAGADRLMSVDLHTSQIQGYFDGPVDHLWAQPILIDYVRSRVDISNVTVVSPDAGRIRVAEQWAAKLGGGPLAFVHKTRDTSRPNQAVANRVVGDVEGKSCILVDDLIDTGGTIAGAVRVVLEAGAKEVIVAATHGVLSDPAAQRLSESGAREVVVTDTLPIAADKRFPQLTVLSIAPLLARAIREVFDDGSVTNLFDGNA; encoded by the coding sequence ATGACCGGGATCATCTCCCACGCCGACGAGAAGAGACTCGTCCTCGTCTCGGGCCGTGCCCACCCTGAGCTCGCGCGAGAGGTCGCGGCATCCCTCGGCATCGAGATGGTGCACACGACGGCGTACGACTTCGCCAACGGCGAGATCTACGTGCGCTACGCCGAGTCGGTGCGTGGTGCGGACGTCTTCGTGCTGCAGTCGCACACGGCGCCGATCAACCAGTGGATCATGGAGCACCTCATCATGGTCGACGCGCTCAAGCGCGCCTCGGCCAAGACGATCACCGTGGTCCTGCCGTTCTACGGCTACGCGCGCCAGGACAAGAAGCACAAGGGTCGTGAGCCCATCTCGGCGCGCCTCATGGCAGACCTCTTCAAGACTGCCGGCGCCGACCGCCTCATGAGCGTCGACCTCCACACGTCGCAGATCCAGGGCTACTTCGACGGCCCTGTCGACCACCTGTGGGCGCAGCCGATCCTCATCGACTACGTGCGCTCGCGCGTCGACATCTCGAACGTCACGGTCGTCTCCCCGGACGCGGGCCGCATCCGTGTCGCGGAGCAGTGGGCCGCGAAGCTCGGCGGCGGGCCGCTCGCGTTCGTCCACAAGACGCGTGACACGTCGCGCCCCAACCAGGCTGTCGCCAACCGCGTCGTCGGTGACGTCGAGGGCAAGAGCTGCATCCTCGTCGACGACCTCATCGACACGGGCGGCACGATCGCCGGCGCGGTGCGCGTCGTCCTCGAGGCCGGTGCCAAGGAGGTCATCGTCGCGGCGACCCACGGCGTGCTCTCCGACCCGGCCGCGCAGCGGCTCTCGGAGTCGGGCGCCCGCGAGGTCGTCGTCACCGACACCCTGCCGATCGCCGCGGACAAGCGTTTCCCGCAGCTCACGGTCCTCTCGATCGCGCCGCTGCTCGCGCGTGCGATCCGCGAGGTCTTCGACGACGGCTCCGTGACGAACCTCTTCGACGGGAACGCCTGA
- a CDS encoding glycosyltransferase, translating to MPHLLVAHPSADLYGSDLQLLETVVAAREGGWDVTVTVPGPGPLTARLEAAVARVVTDARTPVLRKSALTPLGLVRLGAVALRSVVTGHAVLRRLRPAVVLVNTLTIPTWLVAARLARIPAVCHVHEAEDSVSRVLQRGLVAPLRLATTLLVNSRASSDVLTAVDARLARHIVVVHNGVPDAGTPAPLRERHAGDPAHLALVARISPRKGVDVALEAVALLRAEGRDVTLDICGTPFPGYEPFEDELQERAARPDLAGAVRLRGYVSPTRPALDAADVVLVPSRQEPFGNTAVEALLAGRPLVASATQGLTEIVTPGRTGLLVAPGDARDLAQAVASLLDDPHHAARLAQAGRTEAVRRFGVARYRAAVRDVLDGLVGSRDRDGQVVSASFGTPTAPAPDDDPTPTADVIGLHEVAAHRREAHATLTVVILTFRRDPELRRSLAAVLAHLDGLPGLRGRTEVLVIDNDPDGGAAATVVACAEASHAEGGPEVRYVHEPQPGIGAARARALTEVTTDLLAFLDDDDIPGETWLAPLVTTWAATGATLVAGTIVPQWDVRPDAWIEAGGFFQRPVLATGTPRRSAPTGNLLVDVAAVRALGVAFRADRGLRGGEDTLFTRQVTAAGGEIVACAESIVVDRVQPERTERRWLLGRTRTHASTAVEVELELAPGLWGRSRVRAASAARGVAVTARGALRLLTARGDDARDVGARRDLARGPGLVAGALGLHHEAYRRDTDPSRTTAPATDGSVAGAVSIAARPSSRVRVSRS from the coding sequence GTGCCGCACCTGCTCGTCGCCCACCCGTCCGCCGATCTGTACGGCAGCGACCTCCAGCTGCTCGAGACGGTCGTCGCCGCGCGCGAGGGCGGCTGGGACGTCACCGTGACGGTGCCAGGGCCCGGTCCGCTCACCGCCCGGCTCGAGGCCGCCGTCGCACGCGTCGTCACGGACGCGCGGACCCCGGTCCTGAGGAAGTCGGCGCTCACCCCGCTCGGCCTCGTCCGGCTCGGCGCGGTCGCGCTGCGCTCCGTCGTCACCGGGCACGCGGTGCTGCGACGGCTGCGGCCCGCGGTCGTCCTCGTCAACACGCTGACGATCCCGACGTGGCTCGTGGCCGCGCGCCTCGCGCGCATCCCCGCGGTGTGCCACGTCCACGAGGCCGAGGACTCGGTGTCCCGCGTCCTGCAGCGCGGGCTCGTCGCGCCGCTGCGCCTCGCGACGACGCTGCTCGTCAACTCGCGCGCATCCTCCGACGTCCTCACGGCGGTCGACGCCCGCCTGGCCCGGCACATCGTCGTCGTCCACAACGGCGTCCCCGACGCGGGGACGCCCGCGCCCCTGCGCGAGCGGCACGCGGGCGACCCCGCGCACCTCGCGCTCGTCGCACGGATCTCCCCCCGCAAGGGCGTCGACGTCGCGCTCGAGGCCGTCGCGCTGCTGCGGGCCGAGGGGCGCGACGTCACCCTCGACATCTGCGGCACCCCGTTCCCCGGCTACGAACCGTTCGAGGACGAGCTACAGGAGCGCGCCGCGCGACCCGACCTCGCGGGAGCCGTCCGGCTGCGGGGCTACGTCTCACCGACGCGGCCGGCGCTCGACGCGGCCGACGTCGTCCTGGTCCCCTCGCGCCAGGAGCCCTTCGGCAACACCGCCGTCGAGGCGCTCCTCGCGGGCCGCCCCCTCGTCGCGAGCGCCACCCAGGGGCTCACCGAGATCGTCACCCCCGGACGCACCGGCCTGCTCGTCGCCCCCGGCGACGCCCGCGACCTCGCTCAGGCCGTCGCATCGCTGCTCGACGACCCGCACCATGCGGCACGGCTCGCGCAGGCGGGCCGCACCGAGGCGGTCCGCCGTTTCGGCGTCGCCCGGTACCGGGCCGCCGTGCGCGACGTCCTCGACGGGCTCGTCGGCTCCCGGGACCGGGACGGACAGGTCGTGAGCGCGAGCTTCGGCACGCCGACCGCACCAGCCCCCGACGACGACCCGACGCCGACCGCCGACGTCATCGGGCTGCACGAGGTCGCCGCGCACCGCAGGGAAGCCCACGCGACGCTCACCGTCGTCATCCTCACCTTCCGGCGCGACCCCGAGCTCCGGAGGTCGCTCGCCGCGGTCCTCGCGCACCTCGACGGTCTGCCCGGACTCCGCGGCCGCACCGAGGTGCTCGTCATCGACAACGACCCGGACGGCGGCGCTGCGGCGACGGTCGTCGCCTGCGCCGAAGCCTCGCACGCGGAGGGGGGTCCGGAGGTCCGCTACGTCCACGAGCCGCAGCCCGGCATCGGCGCCGCACGCGCCCGCGCGCTCACGGAGGTGACGACCGACCTGCTCGCGTTCCTCGACGACGACGACATCCCCGGCGAGACCTGGCTCGCACCTCTCGTCACGACGTGGGCGGCGACGGGGGCGACGCTCGTCGCCGGCACGATCGTGCCGCAGTGGGACGTCCGCCCCGACGCCTGGATCGAGGCCGGCGGGTTCTTCCAGCGTCCCGTCCTCGCGACAGGGACGCCCCGGCGGAGCGCCCCGACCGGCAACCTCCTCGTCGACGTCGCGGCCGTGCGCGCGCTCGGCGTCGCGTTCCGGGCCGACCGCGGGCTGCGCGGGGGCGAGGACACGCTCTTCACGCGCCAGGTCACCGCGGCGGGCGGTGAGATCGTCGCGTGTGCCGAGTCCATCGTCGTCGACCGCGTCCAGCCCGAGCGCACCGAACGTCGCTGGCTCCTCGGCAGGACCCGCACCCACGCGTCGACCGCGGTCGAGGTCGAGCTCGAGCTCGCGCCCGGCCTCTGGGGACGGTCCCGCGTCCGTGCGGCGTCGGCTGCGCGCGGGGTGGCTGTCACCGCGCGAGGAGCGCTGCGGCTCCTCACCGCGCGGGGTGACGACGCGAGGGACGTCGGGGCACGCCGCGACCTCGCCCGAGGCCCCGGGCTCGTCGCCGGCGCGCTCGGCCTCCACCACGAGGCCTACCGCCGCGACACCGACCCCTCACGCACGACGGCGCCCGCCACGGACGGGTCCGTGGCGGGCGCCGTGAGCATCGCTGCTCGTCCCTCGTCGAGGGTGCGCGTCAGCCGTTCTTGA
- the pth gene encoding aminoacyl-tRNA hydrolase gives MTDGPWCVVGLGNPGPKYAGNRHNAGQMVLDELAARCGVRFATHRTQTVTAEARLGLGPGGVPGPRVVLAKTQSYMNTSGGPVKALAGYFDVPPERLVVVHDELDIPFGDVRLKLGGGEGGHNGLRDISRAFGTKDYLRVRVGVGRPPGRMDTADYVLKDFGTTERKELPFLLDTAADAVEMLVTQGLLAAQGKFHAPA, from the coding sequence ATGACCGACGGACCCTGGTGCGTCGTCGGGCTCGGCAACCCCGGCCCGAAGTACGCAGGCAACCGTCACAACGCCGGGCAGATGGTGCTCGACGAGCTCGCCGCCCGGTGCGGTGTGCGGTTCGCGACGCACCGTACGCAGACCGTGACGGCTGAGGCGCGCCTCGGTCTCGGCCCGGGCGGCGTGCCCGGCCCGCGCGTCGTGCTCGCGAAGACGCAGTCGTACATGAACACGTCCGGCGGGCCGGTCAAGGCTCTCGCCGGCTACTTCGACGTGCCCCCGGAGCGGCTCGTCGTCGTCCACGACGAGCTCGACATCCCGTTCGGCGACGTGCGGCTCAAGCTCGGCGGCGGCGAGGGCGGTCACAACGGGCTGCGCGACATCTCGCGCGCGTTCGGCACGAAGGACTACCTGCGCGTGCGCGTCGGCGTCGGTCGCCCCCCGGGCCGCATGGACACTGCTGACTACGTCCTCAAGGATTTCGGCACGACCGAGCGCAAGGAGCTGCCGTTCCTGCTCGACACGGCGGCCGACGCGGTCGAGATGCTCGTGACGCAGGGGCTGCTCGCGGCCCAGGGAAAGTTCCACGCGCCCGCCTGA
- a CDS encoding DUF1972 domain-containing protein — translation MVGTRGAPARYGGFETAVEEIGSRLADRGHAVRVYCRRGNGGEDGDLGTFGGMDLVHLPALRRRSLETLSHTGLSAAHLVARRTDVAFVFNAANAPFLPVLRARRIPVATHVDGLEWRRAKWSGTGRRYYRWAEQVAVRWSDALIADAQGIADYYRDEFGAQTHLVAYGAPRVEPNLARLADVGLAADGFHLVVARFEPENHVDLAVEGYVRSGARRPLVVVGSAPYDDTYTRRVTEAAADDPRVRFLGGVWDAELLDALYAGATTYVHGHSVGGTNPSLLRAIGAGTATLAYDVVFNREVLRGDGRFFGDAASLAQLLEQSEADAAGIAARGLALADRARDYDWDDVASSYEELARCLAERRAPGPQRARRLAAPQWAQGAP, via the coding sequence ATGGTCGGGACGCGCGGAGCGCCCGCGCGGTACGGCGGCTTCGAGACCGCTGTCGAGGAGATCGGCTCACGGCTCGCCGACCGCGGTCACGCGGTCCGCGTCTACTGCCGCCGGGGCAACGGCGGTGAGGACGGCGACCTCGGCACGTTCGGGGGCATGGACCTGGTCCACCTGCCCGCGCTGCGTCGACGCAGCCTTGAGACCCTCAGCCACACGGGCCTGTCCGCGGCGCACCTCGTCGCGCGGCGCACGGACGTCGCGTTCGTGTTCAACGCTGCCAACGCGCCGTTCCTCCCGGTGCTGCGGGCGCGCAGGATCCCCGTCGCGACGCACGTCGACGGCCTCGAGTGGCGGCGCGCCAAGTGGTCGGGCACCGGACGGCGCTACTACCGCTGGGCCGAGCAGGTCGCGGTGCGGTGGTCGGACGCGCTCATCGCTGACGCCCAGGGCATCGCGGACTACTACCGCGACGAGTTCGGTGCGCAGACCCACCTCGTGGCGTACGGCGCGCCGCGGGTCGAGCCGAACCTTGCGCGGCTCGCCGACGTCGGGCTCGCGGCCGACGGCTTCCACCTCGTCGTCGCGCGCTTCGAGCCGGAGAACCACGTCGACCTCGCGGTCGAGGGCTATGTGCGCTCGGGCGCCCGGCGCCCGCTCGTCGTCGTCGGGTCTGCGCCGTACGACGACACGTACACCCGCCGCGTCACGGAGGCCGCCGCCGACGACCCGCGCGTGCGCTTCCTCGGCGGCGTGTGGGACGCGGAGCTGCTCGACGCGCTCTACGCGGGCGCGACGACCTACGTCCACGGGCACTCGGTCGGCGGGACGAACCCCTCCCTGCTGCGCGCGATCGGTGCCGGCACGGCGACGCTCGCGTACGACGTCGTGTTCAACCGCGAGGTGCTGCGCGGCGACGGCCGGTTCTTCGGCGACGCTGCGTCGCTCGCGCAGCTCCTCGAGCAGTCCGAGGCCGATGCTGCTGGCATCGCGGCGCGCGGGCTCGCGCTCGCCGACCGGGCACGCGACTACGACTGGGACGACGTGGCCTCGAGCTATGAAGAGCTTGCGCGGTGCCTCGCGGAGCGACGGGCGCCGGGGCCGCAGCGTGCGCGACGTCTCGCGGCGCCGCAGTGGGCGCAGGGTGCGCCGTGA